In Setaria italica strain Yugu1 chromosome IX, Setaria_italica_v2.0, whole genome shotgun sequence, the genomic stretch agttgatacgcgttctttttttttcaaagaaacaCAATACATATGCTTACGAACACACAAACCCCACACACATAATAGTCAAACCTTTTTAATCGAAAGTTTGAGCACACGTACCGAGTCGACGACTTGAATTCTGATAGTTGTGTTCCATCACGAATAACCTAACTGACTGAGGTATAGGTACTTCCTTGATCGGTTTTTTAGAGTCATATTCTTTTGCTGCCTATTGTGCATCTCTTTGAGCACTCCTTGCATCTTGGTGGACGCGAGTTGTCGCTAGTATTGTTCTCACCATTCAAGTTCGCACAACACTGTTAATCTAAGCCTCGCAATAGTAGAACACCAACGTTCCATTTACtttattttataattttatTCCGCAAGTACAACGTGTTATATTATACTCCCATATGTCAACCAACTCAATGACCGGTTGACAAGACCACGTCACTTCTATACTGTTTTACATCAGCCACTTCTGTACTTGTTCTTGTAATCCTGCCACAGCTGCTGCACGTTCTTGCCCAGAATCTGCACGAAATAGTCTTCGTTGTACCCGTCCTTGAGCTTGGCGTTGAGCTGCGCCACGAAGCCCGGCCTCAGCGAGTCGCAGTAGTCCAGGAACCTCGCCGTGACGTCGTAGCCCTGATCCCACCGGTCTCCCTGCCCCGGCTTCACCCAGTGCCCCGGCACATACCCGGCCTTGAGCCGGACGTAGTCGGCGATCCCCTCGAAGATCCCCGGGTGCGCCCCGTAGTCCTGCAGCCCCCACTGCCAGACGTGCGCCACCTCGTGGTACAACACCCCGGTCACCTGGTCCTTGAGGTCATCGCCGGCCGGTGATGCCGTCGACGTAGCGGGCGCTGAGCTCGATGGTGCTGCCGCTGGTGGAGGCGATGCCGCCCGTGTcccggacggcgaggaggacggtGTCGCCGTCGGCCGGCCTGCGGTCGGCCGGGTTCAGCTGGTTGAAGACGCTCCAGGTGAAGGTGGACGCGTCGGAGAGCACTTGCCTCGCGTAGTCCGCGCCGTAGTTCCGGTCGAAGCGCTGCCCGCCCGGGGTGCTCGCCGCCTCGTTCTTCACGTCGAACGTCACGGCGCCGGCCGTGGCTGCTACGGCCAGGAGGGAGGCGATTGCCACGGCGTGAAGCTTCATCTTCTTTGTGCTACAATGCTACGAGCTTTGGTTAGTGATGACATGCAGTGGCAGGTGTGGGGCTGAATTTGTAGGCAGATCGATCGGAGGGATATTTTGATGGCGCTACGTGTATGGTACGTTCATAACTCATTGTTCTGGCTGACTTCATTTTCTGGACAGGGCCAAATCAAACTGCATGACTTGACTGTTCCAATGTGTGAACCCAGGAAAtttaggtcatgtttagttactcctaaattcccaactttggcactatgcaaaaagaagattccccatcacatcaaacttgcggtacatgcatggaatactaaatgtagatgaaattaaaaactaattgcacagttttgttgtactttgcgagacgaatcttttaagcctaattagtcaatgtttggacaatatttcacaaatacaaacgaaatgctacagttgcgcatttatggcaaaatgccaattttgccactcccaaattgggaactaaacaaggccttagagTGATCTTGTTTGGTGACCATGCTTCCTGTGGTTTAATTTAGGGGACGCCACGGCCGGCAGTGCAGAGTTGAATACTCGAAATCGCCCGGGGACAACGTAGCTATCCGGAGTTCCGGACCATTGATCCATTACTGGAAGGAAAAATACGGGAGTCGAAGATTTTTCCAATTCGAAGAAAATCTCCTGCCGTGTTTGATCGGTctaagcaactccaaaagctccCCCCGCGCCACCTGCGCAGTCGAGCcagcggcgctggcggcgccgCGCTGCCCGCAGCGTGCTCCGTCCTCCCTTGTCCCTTCTGCCCGTCGTCTGGCAGTGCATCCTGCGGGCGATGTGGATGCTATTCCTGCAGAAAGgaagttggtggtggtggtgttcttCGTGGGGCTATTGGGCTTTGTGGTAGTGTCGATCTGCAGAGAAAAGGAGCAGGTGTTCTGTGTTCGTACGATGGGGAAAGCTTGCCGCAGTACCCATTGCGGCCGCACGCTATCCAGGTCCGGCCGCAGGGTCTGCTCTGGCAGTCCCTGCCGCAGTGGATAGCACCAATGCCGCAGTACCCATCGTAGCTGCAGCAGAAGTTGCCGGGGCAGGCTGCGCCGCCGGCTTGCTTGCCGCAGCGCCGGGTTCCTTCTCTGCCAcaccgcctcctccagctcctttGTTCTCCGGCCACACAGTGCATCTGGTGGTGCTCCAGCCTCACCCCGAGAGTGGGCGCTTGGAGGCCGACGCAGGAAAGGTTGGAGGGGGAAGCTGCTGGAGCCTAACAGAGGAGTTCACGTGCTGACGTGACTAGTTTTGAAGTATTAGTTTATTATTAGGGATATGTTGTGGGATGATATTATTTTGGGAGAATAAATTTTTAGTAGAATCCTCAAGAGATAGTTTTGgaagagattttttttaaactcttgaagttgctcgcTTCGTTAAACAGCCCAATGTGAAAAATCAAATAGTGTCCCACAAATCGGATAACAAAATGATAAACCCCTCGTTGCAAGAGATAAGGGCGAGATAATAAGCAACATCACTCCACCGAGTCGTCTGTTCCGGGGTAGGGTCACTGGCCGTACTTGGCCTTGTACTCCATCCACAGCTCCTGCACGTTCTTACCCAGAATCTGCACGAAGTAGTCGTCGCTGTAGCTGTCCTTGAGCTTGGCGTTGAGCACGGCGACGAACCCTGGCCTGAGCGAGTCGCAGTAGTCGAAGAACCTCGCCGTCACGTCGTACCCTTTATCCCAGCCGCTCCCCTGCCCCGGCAGCACCCAGTGCGCCGGCGCGTACCCGGCCCGCAGCCGCACGAAGTCGGCGATCCCCTCGAAGACCCACCAGTGCGCGTTGTAGTCCTGCAGGCCCCACTGCCACACGTGCACCGTCTCGTGGTATAGCACCCCGGTCACCTCGGCCCTGACGTCGCCGGTGTAGTTCAAGACGTAGCCGGCGCCGAGCACGATGGTGCTGCCGTCGGTGTAGGCGATGGCGCCGTCGTCCGTCGCGGCGTTCACGACGAGGGCGACGGTGTCGACGCCGGGCCGGCGCTCCGCGGGGCTCGTCTGGTTGAAGACGGCCCAGGTGAAGCGGGAGGCGTCGGAGAGGACCCGCGCCGCGTAGCCCGCGCCGTAGTCGCGGTCGAAGCGCTGCCCGCCGGGGGTCGTCGACGCGTTGTTCGTCACTTGGAAcgtgacggcggcgccgcccgtggCGGCTACGGCCAGGAGGAGGGAAACCACTGCTGCAACGGCGAGCTTCATCTTGTGCTAGCGCGCGTGGTTTGTGAGTGAATTTAATTAGATGGTCGATCAGGGTCGAATTTAGATGCAAGTCCGATCGAAAATGTTATATGGACATGCCAGCACTTGGTGTATGTCGTACCTTGTTGGTTGTTCAAATTCTTGTTCAAGGCGATTAGTCGTCGCTCCAATTCATCAGCAAACAAACAAGAGTCCTTATTAGCGTACTGCATCCAATTGTCATTAGCTCCTCCGTTTGTCAGTAGCAGATGGTCATTTGTGCCAGATATCCTTTTAATTAAACTGATTCACAAGAGCAGCTGGAACCAGGAACACGCCACACGGTGTTTACATGTGTCATGCTGCCCTGGATTTGTTGCATTGCACTTGCCTGCACCGCAAGTCCCTAGCTTTCTTCGTGCCTAGGCATTCCGTTTTGGAAAtctggacttcgtcgccgaccaGCTAGATCACTTGCACCTCCTCGAGGAGGGGTTCCCCATCCAGCCTGAGCTGGAGGGGGCGCCGCCAAGTGAAAGCCCCACCGCGTTGCCCACCGATGTCGATGCCCTAGCGCGTCAGATCAACGTACACCTCGGGATGAACCCAAGCCCGAGGCTTGCCAGCGCACCTTCTATGCGTTGGCCAATGTCTTCACCCAGCTCTTGGGGGAGGTCTCACTCCCCTCGAGATTGAGTTCTGGGGCCGTACGGTTCAGCTACCGTATGGTCTCTGGGACGCAGCCCAGCTCTTCCAGCTGGACCTCGAGCACTGGCTCCGCCCTAACCCCGCGAACCACATGTTCATCGGTGCGGCGGAGTACGCACCGACATCCTTCCATGACCTCATGGAGATGCACTTCGCGAGTAGCCCCTCGAGCACACCCCTCCTGATGGGCAGCGCGCGCAGCCGATCCAGCGCACACAAGAGGAGAGCGAGGCGTATCTCCGCAAGAAAGCAGAACGCCTCGCTGCTGAAGTGGCAGAGCTCGACGGCAAGCGTGCCCAGCTGGAGAGCGAGCGTGCCGAGCTCGGTAAGTAACAGGCAGCCGGAGCGGCCCATGACCATTCCCGTCGCGTGCATGAGCAGATCATGCGCGACGAAGATGGAGTCCACCGCTTCTTCCGTGCCAGCCAGAAGTGGCCGCCACGGCAATGATCCTGTGCTCAATCCCTCAGCCGTAGGACCTCGAGGGCTTGCGCATCCATCACGAGCTTAAGGGTCTGCTTGAGACCGTGGCAttccagcaggcggagagctccctCCAACAGAGACAAGAGGTGAGCAGCAGCCACCGAACGCGGAGTGCAGGCGGCTCCCAGGGTTCCCGCGTGCCTGCCGCAACCGTAGGTGGCCAACAGGAGGCTAGCCAACCTGTGAGAGGGACACTAGCGCCACCGCGCCCCGCGGCCTCGGCACATAGCCGCTTGGGCGGGGCGCACGACGCGCGTCGCACATTCCAGGCATAGCACCGCGAATGCGCGGAGTCCGACAGATAGCGTCATCACGACCGCGATGACCATTGCGGCCGTTGCAACCGCTACTACGAGCGCTCATGATCCCTGAGCTAGATGGCCCGGGCTCgaaggtgtttgggaggaggataCGCTCCGCGCCCTTCCCTGAGCGCTTCCGTGCCCCGTCCAACATCAGCAAGTAGGCTAGGAACACAAATCCCAACATCTGGCTGGAGGATTATCGTCTCGCATGCCGAGCCGGTGGCGCCAACGACGACgacttcatcatccagtacctgCCGATCTTCCTCGTAGATTCGGCTTCAGCATGGCTGGAATATCTCTAGCCAGACTGCATCCACAGCTAGTCCGACCTCTGTTGGATTTTCATCGGCAACTTTCAGGGTACGTACACCCAACCCGGCAACTCTTCGGACCTCAAGAGCTGCAAGCAGAAGCCAGGGGAAACGCTCCAAAAATACATCCACCGTTTCTCATGACAATGCAATGAGCTACCCAACGTGGTTGATACCGACGTGATTAGGGCATTTATCTCGAGGACCACCTGCGAGACCCTTATCCATAAGTTCAGGTGCGCCAAGCCCTGCTCCACCAAGGAGCTGCTAGACATCGCCACCAACCACACCTCTGGAGAGAAGGCGGTGGTCGCGATCTTCGACAAGGGGAAGGGTACGATGACGAGGAAGGAGGTGGCCCCTCCCGCCATGacggcaagaaaaagaagaacaagaagggcCACGAGAGCGACCTCGTGACAGCCACCGACCGTTCCGAAAAGCAGGAGAAGGGGGGGACAACCCACCCCCAACTACTTCAAGAAGATGTTCGAGGGATCGTGCCCGAACAATGGCTACCCTACGAAGGACCTCTGCAAGGACTGTGACCTCATTAAGCGCTACCTGAGGGGCGACCTCAAGGTCGGCGCTATAGGGAAGCATCCACCAAATGCCAATGTCAATGCCGGGGAGGAGGACACCTTCCCCGAGCCCCAAGATTGCCTCATGATTTCGGCAGCTCGGACTTCTACGGGAGCCgcaagaggaagaacaaggCCAGACAAGTATTAAGTACTGACCCCGTCGTCCCGACCTACCTTAAGTGGTCGGATACAACGATTATCTTTGATAGGACAGATCACCCCGACCACATCGGGGCACCTGGGAGGCTTCATCTCGTGGTGGCCCCGATCATCACCAACTCCCTCCTTTCCAAGGTCCTCATGGATAGGGGTTGTGGCCTCAACATCATGTATATCGCCACCCTAGATGACATGAAGATCCCGAGGTCAGAGCTCCGACCAACTGGGCCACCCTTCATGGGGTCATCCCTGGGAAGCAGGCTATCCCCCTGGGGCATATTGACCTGCCCATCACGTTCGGAACCCATGCCAACTTCCGCACTGagatcctcaccttcgaggtggtcgACTTTGAGGGGTCCTACCACGCAATCTTCAAGAggccatgctacgccaagtttaTGGCGATCCCGAACTACACCTATCTCAAGCTCAAGATTCCTGGACCCCGCGGTGTGATCACGATCAGCGCCAACCACGAGTTTGCGCTTCTTTTCGATGTGGAGAACTGTGAGCTGGTGATGCAGACTATCTGCTCCCTCAAGTTCTTCGAGATCCAGCAAATCACGCAAGAGGTCACCCTGGACTCAAACAAGGCTCCGACTTTGGGCAccctgtaacgaccgacccctaacctttcccagttaggtttgatctcagcccttaacctcagtcagttgcaCGGTTGACCGCACCttagtgctcagtcttccgccagttccgacccctgagatccgacccctaccgctcgttcctttttcccgaccctggcgagttcagccctccgtcggatcttgctaatcttcctcacccgcccgatcttttccccggtggacccgtgagatcttttccagatcccccgcatcagccgcactcgagctgcatggccgcctcagagctttcctgccgcgtggctcgtcttctccgacgccaccgctcagttttgtctctggcaagcgaccgagtgggttcccgcgcccttttccccaatagcagcggaagccctctgcgcccctttctgcagactcttgctccccgcgcccatcatcacgataccagaatcccggccccggagaccgatgtcgcccgtcttttccgtcctttccagcaacagttgcgccgcccggtcgtcgctacacgacgattcccccaccgccaaccccgaccgcggccgcgacagttccttttccccgctctgtcagacgccgcccgacaatctgttgttccgcgctctcccccgcgccgcgtccgcttgttctcccacctgtgcgccctcgatcctagcgccgtttaaccggtctcttctatcacctctcccgcacgacgacgcccgctttccgccaaatctcaaccaccggtctacccgcgcctacgccgccctgacggagtagcgcaatgatcgctggcgtcacccccggagttctgcagcaccgcccggtttgctcaatcgccgccacggcagagcactccattgcttctccccggccttcgcgccgcttcctttctctctctccgcgacgtttccgttcctctgctccagcagctataaaaggaatgcccccgtcgccggagttccctccgcctttgttgccttagctttctctagctccctgctcaaagctcctagcgccatccgcccagtcttgagaagttcttctcccagtttcttctcagttcatccaagtcaccccgcagcttgctcccttgtgctgcgtagagctctcttgtgatccgcaagaagcgccgccgccggagcatcgccaaccttagtccctgctcaaagctttagttccgcgcccaagcctgcctcttcccgaccccaagctttcctttcaggaagaaggtgagtgccgaccctaagtccgcttcgcccgacccctcctatccgcccgaccccagttccgtctcgtccgaccctgtctgttcgccgacccttgtccgcctcgcccgagggcttggctgtgatctttttcttcaactcgagggtgtatgtgtaaaacgtgggaacccttcagcgcctacgtctgaggatcccagttatcacatcctccagttcaaggatcagaccactggtttccttcctacccttacctgttgatcatcatcagctctctcaaaaagcctccacctcctgctctttgtcgcaagtttctaggctcaggagagccagtgttgctgtcaaatcaaaacgtttaaactaacccttgcattgcattcgtgtagagctgcatctcgctgacggcttctacgagctgcacccgacgcccgaagaagaagctgtagccgagatcctgcccgcggaagtcgaagccgcccccgaagtcgagccgTTCCAGccttctttgtttgcaggcaagccccggttgcatgaagatcctatgtgttcttgtcaaacttgcacatgccttccgaatagcatgtttgtgcatttacgtttaggagttgtgtgaaaccctagatgcatgacttagtaacccttgatatgagcactagctgttggaccgagtagctgcattgcttaaataggagacggtaaaagtcgagtgatctcctgtcactcgcgagttgtaggagttgcatgttttactctcctgttacaactataaggacggtggacggggcagggttggttaacactttggtggtcggatggttgccccgtctgtctatgaaaacttgctaaggcctgacagtggtggtgttcgtgatcaagtgtttgaaagtactagcctcatacttagtatgggatgaggaagcctagtacctgattgaacctagacgtgagcggtcgccccattgttcttggaacggagtttcccctgctggttgtcgcacgtggtggcaaagcgtggtcacagaacggcagaggccgggtctgtggaaccttgcaccaaaggaaatgggcccgacacgggttaggggatcgatggggaaggccgacacaggaagcgacctccgggtgcgcggatgtcgtggggctaggttcaccatgcatggttaaagaactcgaatcgattcgtctgcctctcacagtttgagatttcttgatcgctatgtcaccctgagtaaatgaggaatctgatgatggcaatgttgttgttttatctacacatcttgtttggctcaaTGTTTgcctagaataggttgcacaacttaGACTGATGAGtaaacctagaaccggagctaaaacttgaaaataggttacttagtgcttttggcaaaacaaaccccttagccaagaagccttgcatgtctagttggaagagtagttggctcctccccggttaagtcttgttgagcttagtagctcagccttgttgtggctcctgtttttcaggtgaagttgcagttcccgacccctcccttgttggcgcttggccgccccagctcccgccaggctggacggtcgagtgggacccctcctcggacggcgaggagaggattcagtgatgttctggctggcctcgcccggacgtccgaccccgacgaagtcttccgctagtgttttctctgttgttctctTGTTAAAACTCTGACATTAATTTTTATGACCGAACTCTTGAGTAAGACTGtttaaactcagtggacttgttgtattctctgtaaccgctcaccttcgtgtgggtctgctgaactcgatcctgtttaaagtggttaaatcggatgaagtccgacggcgcttcgcgttggcttgagttaaccaggggtgtcgcatgttaggcggcttaaccctgcttaatccaactaatccgaggtggttccgccacacaccCTCAAGCCCATGGAGGATGCCAAGGCAGTCTAGATTGACCCTGAGGACTCTAACAAGGTGGCGCAGATCGGTATCGCACTATCCGCCAAATAGGAAGGTGAGCTCGTTGACTTCCTGCGTGAAAATTgggacatcttcgcatggaagcttTCTAACATGCCGGGGATCCCAAGGGAAGTCATCGAGCACACCCTCGACATCAGGCCGAACCCTCGACCTATGAAGCAATGcctgcgccgcttcgacgatGAGAAGCAGAAGGCCATTAGCAAAGAGATCGCTCGGCTCTTAGTAGCCAGGTTCATCAAAGAGGTCTTCCACCCCAAGTGACTGGCCAACCCCGTGCTGGTGAAAAAGAAGAATGGCTCAAGGcacatgtgtgtggactacacaAGCCTTAACAAGGCATGCCCCAAGGCACCATACCCGTTGCTTTGTATCGACCAGGTGGTCGACTCGACCACGGGGTGCGAGGTCCTCTGCTTCCTCGACGCCTACTTGGGCTACCACTAGATCGCGATGGAGTCCAACCAGCTCATGACCTTCTTCATCACTTCGTTTGGAATGTACTGCTACGTCATGATATAGAACGCAAGCTCCACATACTAGAGGTGCATGAACCGCTACCTCGACCACCTGGTCGGGGATACAGTGGAGGTCTACATTGATGACATCATCATCCAATCCCGCAAGATGGAGCTGCTCATCGCCAACCTGAGAGACACGTTCGAGTGTCTCCGCCACTACAACATCAAACTCAATCTGGAGAAGTGTGTCTTCAAGGTGCCCAAGGGAAAGCTCTTGGGCTTCATTGTCTCCGAGCTcggcatcgaggccaacccaAAGAAAATTATCACCATCAGGAACCTCAACGGTGCTCAAAAGCTAATGGGGTGCCTGGCCTTCCTGAGCCACTTCATCTCATGGCTCGAGGAGCGCGGCATGCCTCTATacaagctcctgaagaaatctgACCAGTTCCGCTAGAAAGAAGAGGCGTAGGAGGCCTTTGACAAGCTCAAAACCTTTCCTGCCTCACCTCTGACCTTGGTCTCACCAACCCCGAAAGAGCCCCTGTTGCTCTACATTGTCACGACCATACAAGTGGTCAGCGCGGCGCTCATCGTAGAACGTGAGGAGCCCGGGCACGCCCTCAACGTGCAGAGGCTGgtatacttcatcagtgaagtactgtCCGACACCAAGGTTCGCTACCCTCAAATCCAAAAGATGATTTATGCCATCTTGATTTTGAAGCACAAGTTTCTTCACTACTTCGAGAACCACCCAATCTTGGTGGTGACATTGGCACCACTTAGGGAGATCATACAGAACTGCGTCGCCTCTAGTCGCGTAGCTAAATGGGCAACAGAGCTCATGGGCTACTAGATTAACTACATGCCAATGACTACAATCACGTGGCAGGTTCTCGTCAACTTAATCGCATAGTGGATTGAGACCTAGACCCACCTCCCCCCTTCCCCCTGCCTCAACCAGCCACAAGTACTAGacaatgtactttgatgggtcaaTCATGGCCGTGGACGCGGGGGTTGGCATCGTGTTGACCTCCCTAAAGGGGGACCGCCTCgagtacatgatccgcctccacttttcGGCCACCAACAACGTGGCGGTATACGAAGCCCTCATCCACGGCCTCAAGATCGCCTCCGAGCTGGGCGCTCGCTGCCTCTACATTAGGGATGACTCAGAGCTGGTCGTTTACCAGGTCATGAAAGAAGCCTCGTGTCACGATGAAAAGATGGTCGCCTAATATGATGAGGTGCGAAAGCTCGAGGAGAAGTTCGATGGCCTCGAGCTTCACCACGTCTTCAGGCGCGGCAATCTCGCCACCGATTTCCTAGCGAAGCTCGCGTCAAACCGCGAGTACACCCCACCAGGGGTCTTCGTCAATGATGCCCATGAGCTGTTGATCAAGCTCGCCAAGGCACCCACCCCTGCTTCCGATGCAGCTCACCCTGAGCCGGTAGCAGAGCCAACCGTGGGGACCAAGATGGGCACCCCAGACCTCAAGGTTGCGACGCTCGAACCAAGCTGGACGACGCCCTTCCTCAACTACCTCCTGCAGGACACCCTCCCCGTCAACGCGACTGAGGCCCGCTGCCTTGCTTGAAGCGCAGATTCCTTCATGGTCGTCGACGAGGAGCTACACAAGCGTAGCCCATCAGGCATCCTCCACAAGTGTATTCCCACCGACCAGGGGCGGGAGCTACTTCTGGAGATACACGCCAACATCTGCAACCACCATGCGGCCTCGAGGTCACTGGTCGGCAAGGCGTTCCGACAAGGCTCCTACGAGGGATGCCAGTACTACACATGGCAAACACACGTACTGGCCCAAGAGCTGCAAACCATTTTGATAACATGGCCCTTCGCTGTATGGGGTCTTGACCTGGTCGGTCCATTCAAAAGAGCGCCCAGGGGCTACACCCACCTCCTCGTAGTGGTGGACAAATTCACCAAGAGTATTGAGGCAAAGCCCATCACCCAGGTCACGTCAGCTACCGCGGTTGAGTTCTTCCTC encodes the following:
- the LOC101768140 gene encoding uncharacterized protein LOC101768140; translated protein: MKLAVAAVVSLLLAVAATGGAAVTFQVTNNASTTPGGQRFDRDYGAGYAARVLSDASRFTWAVFNQTSPAERRPGVDTVALVVNAATDDGAIAYTDGSTIVLGAGYVLNYTGDVRAEVTGVLYHETVHVWQWGLQDYNAHWWVFEGIADFVRLRAGYAPAHWVLPGQGSGWDKGYDVTARFFDYCDSLRPGFVAVLNAKLKDSYSDDYFVQILGKNVQELWMEYKAKYGQ